In a genomic window of Cryptococcus deuterogattii R265 chromosome 12, complete sequence:
- a CDS encoding rab family protein, with amino-acid sequence MAEEAPVKAVQVKLVLLGEAAVGKSSLVLRFTSGDFDENTSPTIGAAFLTQKCRLENRIVKFEIWDTAGQERFHSLAPMYYRNAQAAVVVYDITKAASLEKAKAWVKELQRQANANIVIALVGNKLDLVSATPSTSASSSSETPAEGEGEADAEAEDEEPSPAAAADDEDVRQVPTAEAEAYAKEAGLLFFEASAKAGTNVNELFTEIAKTIPFDTITAKPAGGPQQNRRDAAQDGNRVNLGEGQQAKRGGCC; translated from the exons ATGGCTGAGGAAGCTCCCGTCAAGGCCGTTCAGGTCAAGCTTGTTTTGCTCG GCGAGGCTGCCGTTGGAAAATCATCTCTTGTTCTCCGATTTACGTCTGGTGACTTCGATGAGAATACGTCGCCTACCATCGGTGCGGCGTTCCTGACACAAA AGTGCCGATTGGAGAACAGGATCGTCAAGTTTGAGATATG GGACACTGCCGGTCAAG AGCGATTCCACTCCCTTGCGCCTATGTACTACCGTAATGCTCAGGCGGCGGTTGTTGTTTACGATATTACTAAGGCT GCTTCTCTCGAAAAAGCCAAAGCTTGGGTCAAGGAACTCCAACGTCAAGCAAATGCCAACATTGTCATTGCCCTCGTCGGTAATAAACTCGATCTCGTCTCTGCcactccttccacttctgcatcttcatcttccgaaACCCCTGCCGAAGGTGAGGGTGAAGCCGACGctgaagcagaggatgaggaaccATCTCCTGCAGCTGCCGccgacgatgaagatgtaaGGCAAGTTCCCACTGCGGAGGCTGAGGCGTACGCCAAGGAGGCTGGTTTGTTGTTCTTCGAGGCGAGTGCCAAGGCCGGCACCAATGTCAACGAATTGTTCACTGAAATCG CCAAGACAATTCCTTTCGATACTATTACTGCCAAACCCGCTGGCGGGCCCCAACAGAACAGACGAGACGCGGCACAAGATGGCAACAGAGTAAACTTGGGAGAGGGACAGCAAGCCAAGAGGGGAGGTTGCTGTTAA